In Candidatus Promineifilum breve, one genomic interval encodes:
- a CDS encoding phospholipid carrier-dependent glycosyltransferase — protein MRRLASYPTPWPARGAAVAVLLAALLIAALFYRLTEPEPAISDAIGYLVAGARLAEGHGPSFEDANNDFAGPFFMPLAFQVSRPGDTRHFLGFPPGFPALLAVGARFNAIQAVVPLLAGLTVAATYFLGLALGASRGASLWAAGILAATAAFWQFGTAAWSEIPATLAVAAGMTLYLRSRPPDGRAWLWLPAAIVLSFGHFIRYSNVTFLAAPAIYELYTARGKLLTERGRWPFWIAIAAGLVAIPLFNHTYYGGALITSYSPSHGWYPSPPFAPGYALGPSFVNGYSLRESLKTLWGNFPLLLLLAPWGLWRLPRPGGVLAAAAILFGLLPYAFYAFAPAGINSRFLLPIFPFVAVAVGAALADLLPRLRRPLGWAAGTAIIAALLFLVSGHWTAVTADNAAARSTVARVRELVAPLEPEAVVLSVMYNDLIAVYGGRSVLNYRRIPISDPALGRYRTEMLEPCLTGSVARLRDRAIPVYYIVDQQSPAWDPLPILQRHFTLTEMGGATRIVRVGERVASDVTLDESLCGFAE, from the coding sequence GTGCGCCGCCTCGCCTCATATCCCACACCGTGGCCCGCGCGCGGGGCAGCCGTGGCCGTGCTCCTGGCGGCGCTGCTGATCGCCGCCCTGTTCTATCGCCTCACCGAACCGGAGCCGGCCATCTCCGACGCCATCGGCTATCTCGTCGCCGGGGCGCGCCTGGCCGAGGGCCACGGCCCCAGCTTTGAGGATGCCAATAACGACTTCGCCGGGCCGTTCTTTATGCCCCTGGCCTTCCAGGTGTCGCGGCCGGGCGATACGCGCCACTTTCTGGGCTTTCCGCCGGGGTTCCCGGCGCTGCTGGCCGTCGGGGCGCGGTTCAACGCCATTCAGGCCGTCGTGCCCCTGCTGGCCGGGCTGACGGTGGCCGCCACCTACTTCCTGGGTCTGGCGCTGGGCGCGAGCCGCGGCGCAAGTCTGTGGGCGGCGGGCATCCTGGCCGCCACGGCCGCCTTCTGGCAATTCGGCACGGCCGCCTGGTCGGAGATTCCGGCCACGCTGGCCGTCGCCGCCGGGATGACCCTCTACCTGCGCTCCCGGCCACCGGACGGGCGGGCGTGGTTATGGCTGCCGGCGGCCATTGTGCTGTCCTTCGGCCATTTCATCCGCTATTCCAACGTCACCTTTCTGGCCGCGCCGGCGATCTATGAACTCTATACGGCGCGGGGCAAGCTGCTGACCGAGCGCGGGCGCTGGCCGTTCTGGATCGCCATCGCCGCCGGGCTGGTCGCCATCCCCCTCTTCAACCACACTTACTATGGCGGGGCGCTGATCACCAGCTATAGCCCCAGCCACGGTTGGTATCCCTCGCCCCCTTTCGCCCCCGGCTACGCGCTGGGGCCGTCGTTCGTCAACGGCTATAGCCTGCGCGAGAGCCTGAAAACGTTGTGGGGCAACTTTCCGCTGTTGTTGCTGCTCGCGCCGTGGGGCTTATGGCGGTTGCCGCGGCCGGGCGGCGTGCTGGCCGCCGCGGCCATCCTGTTCGGGCTGCTGCCCTACGCCTTTTATGCCTTTGCCCCGGCGGGCATCAATAGCCGTTTCCTGCTGCCGATCTTCCCCTTTGTGGCCGTCGCCGTCGGCGCGGCGCTGGCCGATTTGCTGCCGCGCCTGCGCCGGCCGCTGGGCTGGGCGGCGGGGACAGCCATCATCGCCGCGCTGCTCTTCCTGGTCAGTGGTCATTGGACGGCCGTGACCGCAGACAACGCCGCCGCTCGCTCCACCGTGGCCCGCGTCCGCGAACTGGTCGCGCCGTTGGAGCCGGAAGCGGTGGTGCTGTCGGTCATGTACAACGACCTGATCGCCGTCTATGGCGGCCGTTCGGTGCTCAACTACCGGCGCATCCCCATCTCCGACCCGGCGCTGGGCCGCTATCGCACCGAGATGCTCGAACCGTGTCTGACCGGTTCCGTCGCCCGATTACGCGATCGCGCCATTCCGGTTTACTATATAGTCGATCAACAATCGCCGGCGTGGGATCCGCTGCCCATCCTGCAACGGCACTTCACGCTGACCGAGATGGGCGGCGCGACGCGCATCGTCCGCGTGGGCGAGCGCGTCGCCAGTGACGTAACGTTAGACGAATCGCTGTGCGGATTTGCGGAGTAG
- a CDS encoding glycosyltransferase family 2 protein, with protein sequence MTEPTLAVIILNWNGRDYLEDCLAALMAQTRPAESITLVDNGSSDDSVAFVRARFPGVAIRENGGNVGFAAGNNAALRRLTADVAVLLNPDVILSPDCLAALVATLAADPTIGLAGGKLWYPDGASIQHAGGFITRPQALPGHYGIGERDAGQFDTARDVEYLIGAAVAVRREVFEQIGFLDEGFFLFFEDVDLCARARRAGFRVVYTPAATGIHVESATAVRGSFAYLQRFHTGRWRYLLKHFPIAMILAETLPVEAAWLAGLEASERRAAGLAYLATRRRLVEIGAARTREGAGDWSPETERAIAAGLSDLWGRAKDTGRDPGALARLSAAAVLEERPFASATPLIGPLIARFRSAWNDVASRWYLRHLMEQQNAFNRLAVDLLTKYEAEAREMQELVELLEEQVVISSEMSVRLQELEALVKEMEREATARA encoded by the coding sequence ATGACCGAGCCAACACTTGCCGTCATCATTCTCAACTGGAATGGCCGGGACTATCTGGAGGATTGCCTGGCCGCGCTTATGGCCCAGACCCGGCCGGCCGAGTCGATCACCCTGGTCGACAACGGCTCCAGTGACGACTCGGTGGCCTTCGTCCGCGCCCGCTTTCCCGGCGTCGCCATTCGCGAGAACGGCGGCAATGTGGGCTTCGCCGCCGGCAACAACGCCGCGCTGCGCCGGCTGACGGCCGACGTAGCCGTACTGCTCAACCCCGACGTCATCCTGTCGCCCGACTGCCTGGCGGCGCTGGTCGCCACGCTGGCCGCCGACCCCACCATCGGCCTGGCCGGGGGCAAGCTGTGGTATCCCGACGGCGCGAGCATCCAGCACGCCGGGGGCTTCATCACCCGGCCGCAAGCGCTGCCCGGCCACTACGGCATCGGCGAACGCGACGCGGGCCAATTCGACACCGCCCGCGATGTGGAGTACCTCATCGGCGCGGCCGTGGCCGTGCGCCGCGAGGTTTTCGAGCAAATAGGATTTTTGGATGAGGGCTTCTTCCTGTTCTTTGAGGACGTTGACCTCTGTGCTCGGGCGCGGCGGGCTGGTTTCCGCGTCGTCTACACGCCGGCGGCCACGGGCATCCACGTCGAATCAGCCACGGCCGTGCGCGGCAGCTTCGCCTACCTGCAACGCTTCCACACCGGACGCTGGCGCTACCTGCTGAAGCACTTCCCCATCGCGATGATCCTGGCCGAAACGCTGCCGGTCGAGGCCGCCTGGCTGGCCGGGCTGGAGGCGAGCGAGCGCCGGGCGGCGGGGCTGGCCTATCTGGCGACGCGGCGGCGGCTGGTGGAGATCGGCGCGGCGCGGACACGCGAAGGGGCGGGCGACTGGTCGCCGGAGACGGAGAGGGCCATTGCGGCCGGCCTGAGCGACTTGTGGGGCCGGGCGAAAGATACAGGCCGCGACCCCGGCGCGCTGGCCCGCCTGTCGGCCGCGGCGGTGCTGGAGGAACGGCCGTTTGCCTCGGCCACGCCCCTCATCGGCCCGCTCATCGCCCGTTTCCGCAGCGCGTGGAACGACGTCGCCTCGCGCTGGTATCTGCGCCATCTCATGGAGCAGCAGAACGCCTTCAACCGGCTGGCCGTCGATCTGCTAACCAAATATGAAGCCGAAGCCCGCGAGATGCAGGAATTGGTAGAACTGCTGGAAGAACAGGTCGTCATCTCGTCGGAAATGAGCGTGCGTTTGCAGGAGTTGGAGGCGTTGGTGAAAGAGATGGAACGGGAGGCCACAGCGCGCGCCTAG
- a CDS encoding SH3 domain-containing protein, which translates to MPSKLGPHFIGTPGFERWLAAGPRVMKFDPTSLGASAQAPPGILVVGKLDQEEEQLRLTDWKALMNRGATPTDAARDRFEAQRNIFVGPNKPRVDRYAANSRIDVWEDDNEIVPDNPREAQWYAEYCIEMMRHYESIGKKRANFSFATGTPDIRPGHPDDVWPHLLPAIRHARDHGHYLALHEYMGPEAELGVGHSQVDVHRQRIPNAWHGRRDAAGQPDETYPYGYCPLRYRYVYDQYLRPAGLADVPLLITECGCDGVDAVTPDDMEAGSWTHLRDGFWRRAGRDPEPHYAGMLQWYDQRLREDDFVVGAMIFTVGAGKQTQWEKWNIAGSGVEERVLAHIAAERDKPDAPVAAPSAAQPTPPAKPAPPQKPTPEPTIAASKPAPEQPVAAAAPAQEGVVTAPAGLNLRTTPTTAGGDESIIRRLLIGEKVTVLERHSDEWLRVRANGDTGYVFAAYVSIGAPPPPPVHQPPVSRSSAGFQAGMNVNIGVHPPDVERLRGLSWVRFVFIAADRKQSVDDAFNATYGPLIREYAAAGIRSLIILNHETEHGNVPWINGDWAAYAPHFGRAARRVAELCAPLGDMVAFQIWNEEDSGWSADAGNPNPSARGIRPEDFALVVDAAAANIRAVAPQARIVAGGLKTGPHNGVAYLRAAVARLGRRLPVDAIACHPYGRYVNIDPFYGQQIGRLPEALVAYRNAFPDYPLWITEIGIPGEDNPIGPEHYDKIALYMREFVTEVANNHSNHVPVLIWFAWTDRMNNAGILTADGREKPGIFQTFQAMKARGVGGKVEALESALEGLEAAAAAEVGFVAAPAGLNLRARPIDGEVKSILVPDTRLELLELVDGWYHVRAGELEGFVSAEWVTSVPPKSQAALPAESRAGAKPRTSSVVGIHGAPGGAAPPRHLWDVWTNFLKEMGIRWYKQCETGDDTGDASIFQWVLHLKRNGIEPIVRYLVNAQFPGNLEERFIRQMARYANEGVHWAEIGNEPNLAYEWQESWRGRYEGQWPDGLWAEEPRMRWGNAEAINTLARVWVEDATRAADAGAWPAFYAFGPTDWGNDRPHGHYSSTLYTELVVARLASHHRAETIRLFHERQAWIAVHVAKYEKPLDFDPYSDDPHRPWDMSLRGYEVVLRAFRRHFGGDLNLADIPIISTEGGVFVPDHRNSVGAERLPADDDDHARQTLDMFRYVENNTPLTAMCPWCIAEGHAIIGHGTDLFRHHGWFKEEHGRLIERPVLAAMRRRRQELAKGIDLAALAAGGLESLAEPAAPQTPTTLSIDLNISVTVNGGEVTDITVTVDPVVGGRGIVKKTRWLVRKSVSSVKSVVSSSQEAIDG; encoded by the coding sequence ATGCCCAGCAAACTAGGCCCCCATTTCATCGGCACACCCGGCTTCGAGCGCTGGTTGGCCGCCGGCCCGCGCGTGATGAAGTTCGATCCGACCAGTCTTGGGGCCAGCGCCCAGGCGCCGCCGGGCATCCTCGTCGTCGGCAAGCTCGATCAGGAAGAAGAGCAGTTGCGGCTGACCGACTGGAAGGCGCTGATGAACCGCGGCGCGACCCCCACCGACGCCGCCCGCGACCGCTTCGAGGCCCAGCGTAACATCTTCGTCGGGCCGAACAAGCCGCGCGTCGACCGCTATGCCGCCAACAGCCGCATCGACGTCTGGGAAGACGACAACGAGATCGTGCCCGACAACCCGCGCGAGGCGCAGTGGTACGCCGAATACTGCATCGAGATGATGCGCCACTACGAATCCATCGGCAAAAAGCGAGCCAACTTCAGTTTCGCCACCGGCACACCCGACATCCGCCCCGGCCACCCCGATGACGTCTGGCCCCACCTGCTGCCGGCCATCCGCCACGCTCGCGACCACGGCCACTATCTGGCGTTGCACGAGTACATGGGGCCGGAGGCCGAACTGGGCGTCGGCCACAGCCAGGTTGACGTACACCGCCAGCGCATCCCCAACGCCTGGCACGGCCGCCGCGACGCCGCCGGCCAGCCCGACGAGACCTACCCCTACGGTTATTGCCCGTTGCGCTATCGCTACGTCTATGACCAATATCTGCGCCCGGCCGGGCTGGCCGACGTGCCCCTGCTCATCACCGAGTGCGGCTGCGACGGCGTCGATGCCGTGACGCCCGACGACATGGAGGCCGGCTCGTGGACCCACCTGCGCGACGGCTTCTGGCGGCGGGCCGGCCGCGACCCGGAGCCGCACTACGCCGGGATGCTGCAATGGTACGACCAGCGACTACGCGAAGACGATTTCGTCGTCGGGGCCATGATCTTCACCGTCGGCGCGGGCAAGCAGACCCAGTGGGAAAAATGGAACATCGCCGGCAGCGGCGTCGAGGAGCGCGTGCTGGCCCACATCGCCGCCGAACGGGACAAGCCCGATGCGCCCGTCGCCGCGCCATCGGCCGCGCAACCAACGCCGCCCGCCAAACCAGCGCCGCCGCAGAAACCCACCCCTGAACCCACCATTGCCGCGAGCAAGCCCGCGCCCGAACAGCCTGTGGCCGCCGCCGCCCCGGCTCAGGAAGGCGTCGTCACTGCCCCGGCCGGCCTGAACCTGCGCACCACGCCGACTACCGCCGGTGGCGATGAGTCGATCATCCGCCGCCTGCTGATTGGCGAGAAGGTAACCGTCCTCGAGCGCCACTCCGACGAATGGCTGCGCGTGCGGGCCAACGGCGATACCGGCTACGTCTTCGCCGCCTACGTGTCGATCGGCGCGCCGCCCCCGCCGCCCGTCCACCAACCGCCTGTGTCGCGCTCGTCGGCCGGCTTCCAGGCGGGCATGAACGTCAACATCGGCGTCCACCCGCCCGACGTGGAGCGGCTGCGCGGCCTCAGTTGGGTGCGCTTTGTCTTCATCGCCGCCGACCGCAAGCAATCGGTCGATGACGCCTTCAACGCCACCTACGGCCCGCTCATCCGCGAATACGCCGCCGCCGGCATCCGCTCATTGATCATCCTGAATCACGAGACGGAGCACGGCAACGTGCCCTGGATCAACGGCGACTGGGCCGCCTACGCGCCTCACTTCGGCCGCGCCGCGCGCCGCGTGGCCGAGCTATGCGCCCCGTTGGGCGACATGGTGGCCTTCCAGATCTGGAACGAGGAGGATAGCGGCTGGAGCGCCGACGCGGGCAACCCCAACCCGTCGGCCCGCGGCATCCGGCCGGAAGATTTCGCCCTGGTGGTCGACGCGGCGGCGGCCAATATCCGCGCCGTCGCCCCGCAGGCCAGGATCGTCGCCGGCGGGCTGAAGACCGGCCCGCATAACGGCGTGGCCTACCTGCGGGCGGCCGTGGCCCGCTTGGGCCGCCGCCTGCCGGTGGACGCCATCGCCTGCCATCCCTATGGACGTTATGTCAATATCGATCCCTTCTACGGCCAACAAATCGGCCGCCTGCCCGAGGCGCTGGTCGCCTACCGCAACGCCTTCCCCGACTACCCGCTGTGGATCACCGAGATCGGCATCCCCGGCGAGGACAACCCCATCGGCCCGGAGCATTACGACAAGATCGCCCTTTACATGCGCGAGTTCGTGACCGAGGTCGCCAACAACCACAGCAACCATGTGCCGGTGCTCATCTGGTTCGCCTGGACGGATCGCATGAACAACGCCGGCATCCTGACCGCCGACGGCCGCGAGAAGCCGGGCATCTTCCAGACCTTCCAGGCGATGAAGGCCCGCGGCGTGGGCGGCAAGGTCGAGGCGCTGGAGTCGGCGCTGGAGGGGCTGGAGGCCGCAGCCGCGGCCGAGGTCGGCTTCGTGGCCGCGCCGGCCGGGCTGAATCTGCGCGCCCGGCCCATCGACGGCGAGGTGAAGAGTATCCTGGTGCCGGACACGCGGCTCGAACTGCTGGAACTGGTCGACGGCTGGTATCACGTGCGCGCTGGCGAGCTGGAGGGCTTTGTCTCGGCCGAGTGGGTCACCAGCGTGCCGCCCAAGTCGCAAGCCGCGCTGCCGGCCGAAAGCCGCGCCGGGGCCAAGCCACGAACGTCTTCCGTCGTGGGCATTCACGGCGCGCCGGGCGGGGCCGCGCCGCCGCGCCACCTGTGGGACGTGTGGACCAATTTCCTGAAGGAGATGGGCATCCGCTGGTATAAACAGTGCGAGACCGGCGACGACACCGGCGACGCTTCGATCTTCCAGTGGGTGCTGCACCTGAAGCGCAACGGCATCGAACCCATCGTGCGCTATCTGGTGAACGCCCAATTCCCCGGCAACCTGGAGGAGCGTTTCATCCGCCAGATGGCCCGCTATGCCAACGAGGGCGTGCATTGGGCCGAGATCGGCAACGAGCCGAATCTGGCCTACGAATGGCAGGAGAGTTGGCGCGGGCGGTATGAGGGCCAATGGCCGGATGGCCTCTGGGCCGAGGAGCCGCGTATGCGCTGGGGCAACGCCGAGGCGATCAACACCCTGGCCCGCGTCTGGGTGGAAGACGCCACGCGCGCCGCCGACGCCGGGGCCTGGCCGGCCTTCTACGCCTTCGGCCCCACCGATTGGGGCAACGACCGGCCGCACGGCCATTACTCGTCCACCCTCTACACCGAACTGGTCGTGGCCCGGCTGGCCAGCCATCACCGGGCCGAGACGATTCGCCTCTTCCACGAGCGCCAGGCTTGGATCGCCGTCCACGTCGCCAAGTACGAGAAGCCGCTCGACTTCGACCCCTATAGCGACGACCCCCATCGGCCGTGGGATATGTCATTGCGCGGCTATGAGGTCGTCCTGCGGGCCTTCCGGCGGCACTTCGGCGGCGATCTGAACCTGGCCGATATCCCGATCATCTCCACCGAGGGCGGCGTCTTCGTGCCCGACCATCGCAATTCGGTGGGGGCCGAGCGGCTGCCGGCCGATGACGACGATCACGCCCGCCAGACGCTCGATATGTTCCGCTACGTGGAGAACAACACGCCACTGACGGCCATGTGCCCGTGGTGCATCGCCGAAGGGCACGCCATCATCGGCCACGGCACCGACCTGTTCCGCCACCACGGCTGGTTCAAGGAGGAGCACGGCCGGCTGATCGAGCGGCCGGTGCTGGCGGCCATGCGCCGGCGGCGGCAGGAGTTGGCGAAGGGCATCGACCTGGCCGCATTGGCCGCGGGCGGGCTGGAATCGCTGGCCGAACCGGCCGCGCCGCAAACCCCAACAACGCTCTCGATCGATCTCAATATATCCGTCACCGTCAACGGTGGCGAAGTCACTGATATTACCGTCACTGTAGACCCAGTCGTCGGAGGCCGCGGTATTGTGAAGAAAACAAGATGGTTGGTACGTAAATCTGTGTCATCTGTGAAATCTGTGGTTTCTTCTTCTCAGGAGGCAATCGATGGTTAA
- a CDS encoding C39 family peptidase, with protein sequence MVKLPIPYRSQWDNNDADDYLADCGPTCLAMILNFRGVAMTPNGVYDKIPEPHKHERGVTDFNQLIIGGRGLGVKLNHCTYHDHGQETAFRGLRANLDAGTPAIALVKYRPWREALGSTYEKGHFVVVTGYDDDHIFMHDPIFGVEPAGKGAHVAMPIALFAAGWGDTFDPDPDKSYGSNFSVAYNGDIVELDRPIPPEPHPTPPPPPPPPIVTPTPPPPVVTPPPPPPTGQTNIMDDVNRRIRALAAYRWAAAPDFNDPAGVQLWLDNLGDFGLEYDTYIVKSGDTLSGLAARHYGKQSRWPAIKAYNQLQREGLWLGETILIPRLGTSGAHQNPALPSDTVDFSKDLEFLLVNPEQLPLDYNEIVGDSSIGIGYVDLPDM encoded by the coding sequence ATGGTTAAGCTCCCCATACCCTATCGCTCCCAGTGGGATAACAACGACGCCGATGACTATCTGGCTGACTGCGGTCCGACGTGCCTGGCGATGATCCTCAACTTTCGCGGCGTGGCCATGACGCCGAATGGCGTTTACGACAAGATTCCTGAACCTCACAAGCATGAGAGGGGCGTCACCGATTTCAATCAGCTCATCATAGGCGGGCGAGGCCTGGGGGTGAAGCTGAACCATTGCACCTATCACGATCACGGCCAGGAGACGGCTTTTCGCGGTTTGCGGGCCAACCTCGACGCCGGCACCCCGGCGATAGCCCTGGTCAAGTATCGGCCGTGGAGAGAGGCGCTCGGCAGCACCTATGAAAAAGGGCATTTCGTCGTTGTCACCGGCTATGACGACGACCACATCTTCATGCACGATCCGATCTTCGGCGTGGAGCCGGCCGGCAAGGGCGCGCATGTCGCCATGCCCATCGCCTTATTCGCCGCCGGATGGGGCGACACGTTCGATCCCGATCCGGATAAAAGTTATGGCTCTAATTTTTCGGTCGCTTACAACGGCGACATTGTCGAACTCGACCGGCCCATCCCGCCCGAGCCTCACCCGACACCGCCGCCGCCACCACCACCGCCCATCGTGACGCCCACGCCACCGCCGCCGGTTGTCACCCCGCCACCGCCACCGCCCACCGGCCAGACCAACATTATGGACGACGTCAACCGGCGCATCCGGGCGCTGGCCGCCTATCGCTGGGCGGCCGCCCCCGACTTCAACGATCCCGCCGGCGTGCAACTCTGGCTGGACAATCTGGGCGACTTCGGGCTGGAATATGACACCTACATCGTGAAGTCAGGCGACACGTTGTCGGGGCTGGCCGCGCGCCACTACGGGAAACAGAGTCGTTGGCCGGCCATTAAGGCCTACAATCAGTTACAGCGCGAAGGATTATGGCTGGGCGAAACGATCCTCATCCCCCGGTTGGGGACAAGCGGGGCGCACCAGAACCCGGCCTTGCCCTCCGACACGGTCGATTTCTCCAAGGATTTGGAGTTCCTGCTGGTCAATCCCGAACAACTGCCGCTGGACTATAATGAAATCGTGGGCGACAGTTCGATTGGGATCGGCTACGTCGACTTGCCGGATATGTGA
- a CDS encoding caspase family protein translates to MTETFDHGYAVVIGIDANAIPQLALPTVAHDVAAVRDVLVDPERCAYLPDNVRLLSGAAATKAGILAALAWLRDRAAADPEATAVLYYSGHGALDKGRYYLIPYDVTNSTIYADALPAEEFNTHLRATTARRLLVVFDCCHAGGVGSRESGLENLDEADNLITAAPFPIDLAAPDLPDYSGDEIGGALEAVSDLLQGEGRAILNSSTGGQKSYLRADRTMSLFTYHFIEALTGHAPHPDKATVVSVTDVMSWVTDEVAKSAAREGRDQTPVMRTSGVFPVAQLLGGRGMAVGLSEPPPI, encoded by the coding sequence ATGACGGAAACCTTCGACCACGGCTACGCCGTCGTCATCGGCATTGATGCGAATGCCATCCCCCAACTGGCCCTGCCGACGGTGGCCCACGACGTGGCGGCGGTGCGCGACGTGCTGGTTGACCCCGAACGCTGTGCCTACTTGCCGGACAACGTGCGCCTGCTGTCGGGGGCGGCGGCGACGAAGGCGGGCATCCTGGCCGCGCTGGCATGGCTGCGCGATCGGGCCGCGGCCGACCCCGAGGCCACGGCCGTGCTCTACTACTCCGGCCACGGCGCGCTGGACAAGGGGCGCTACTATCTGATCCCCTACGACGTCACCAACAGCACGATCTACGCCGACGCCCTCCCGGCCGAGGAGTTCAACACTCACCTGCGGGCCACGACCGCCCGGCGGCTGCTGGTCGTCTTCGACTGTTGCCATGCCGGCGGCGTCGGCTCGCGGGAGTCAGGGCTGGAAAATCTTGACGAAGCCGACAACCTCATCACCGCCGCACCGTTCCCCATCGACCTGGCCGCCCCTGACCTGCCCGACTACAGCGGCGATGAGATCGGCGGGGCGCTGGAGGCGGTCAGCGACCTGCTGCAAGGCGAGGGGCGGGCCATCCTCAACTCCTCCACCGGCGGCCAGAAATCCTACCTGCGCGCCGACCGGACGATGAGCCTCTTCACCTACCACTTCATCGAGGCCCTGACCGGCCACGCCCCCCACCCCGACAAGGCCACCGTCGTCAGCGTGACCGACGTGATGAGCTGGGTGACGGACGAGGTAGCCAAATCGGCGGCGCGCGAAGGGCGCGACCAGACGCCGGTGATGCGCACGTCGGGTGTCTTCCCCGTGGCTCAATTGCTCGGCGGCCGGGGAATGGCGGTTGGCCTGAGCGAACCACCGCCCATCTAG
- a CDS encoding transposase, whose protein sequence is MNILALLQPLRPIVSQTTMRQMSVLMGAMLAMTGRVTMLGMARWTDKGGSYRSVQRFFQTTIPWTQVMWAFFRDHLHQAGDEYLLVGDECVVSKSGKETHGLGRFYAPLWGRPVSSVALFALSLVNPRERRSYPVMSEQVPSQEGVNREVKPRTRRKKAAAQSSAGRPGRPPGRRNSIKTEVTLTPELTRIQTMVKQFLAVVDQRLKLTYLVLDGHFGNNNALQMVRQCGLHLVSKLRHDAALYFPYQGDNKRCKYGAKVAYDNLPASCWQQTIIDDGVHTDIYQATLRHKAFAQPLNVVILLKTRPTTGAQARVLLFTSDLALNWSQVLEYYQLRFQIEFNFRDAKQYWGLEDFMNVKKTPVTNAINLSFLMVNVSQVLLQDLRREDPAVNVLDLKAHYRGHKYVAEVLKLLPQKPDPIFTEAIFDRISRLGRIHPPQPALCPS, encoded by the coding sequence ATGAATATTCTAGCACTATTACAACCATTGCGTCCTATTGTTAGCCAAACGACCATGCGGCAGATGAGCGTACTCATGGGGGCGATGTTAGCCATGACTGGACGAGTAACGATGTTGGGCATGGCGCGCTGGACGGATAAAGGGGGCAGCTATCGGAGCGTACAACGTTTTTTCCAGACCACCATTCCCTGGACACAAGTCATGTGGGCCTTCTTCCGTGACCATCTGCACCAGGCCGGGGACGAGTACCTGTTAGTGGGGGATGAATGTGTCGTCAGCAAATCGGGCAAGGAGACGCACGGCTTGGGACGCTTCTATGCGCCGTTATGGGGCCGGCCAGTGTCCAGCGTGGCCCTGTTTGCCTTGTCGTTGGTCAACCCGCGGGAACGGCGGTCGTATCCGGTGATGAGCGAACAAGTGCCCAGCCAGGAAGGGGTAAACAGAGAGGTCAAGCCGCGGACGCGGCGCAAGAAAGCCGCCGCCCAAAGTAGCGCGGGCCGCCCCGGCCGCCCGCCGGGGCGTCGCAACAGCATCAAAACCGAGGTGACCTTAACGCCCGAACTGACCCGCATCCAAACGATGGTCAAGCAGTTTTTGGCGGTGGTTGACCAACGACTCAAATTGACCTATCTGGTCTTGGACGGCCACTTCGGCAACAACAATGCCCTGCAAATGGTTCGGCAGTGCGGGCTGCACCTGGTTTCCAAATTGCGTCACGATGCCGCCCTGTATTTCCCCTACCAGGGGGACAACAAACGTTGTAAGTACGGCGCTAAGGTCGCCTATGACAACCTCCCGGCCAGCTGCTGGCAGCAGACGATCATCGACGACGGCGTCCACACCGACATCTATCAGGCTACCCTGCGCCACAAGGCGTTCGCCCAGCCGCTCAATGTGGTCATCCTGCTCAAAACAAGGCCGACCACCGGCGCGCAGGCCCGTGTGTTGTTGTTCACCAGCGACCTGGCCCTGAACTGGTCGCAGGTGCTAGAGTATTATCAACTGCGTTTTCAAATCGAGTTCAATTTCCGCGACGCCAAACAATACTGGGGTTTAGAGGACTTTATGAACGTCAAAAAGACCCCGGTGACCAATGCCATCAATCTGTCCTTCCTGATGGTCAACGTTTCTCAGGTGTTGTTACAGGACCTGCGGCGTGAAGACCCAGCGGTCAACGTGCTGGATTTGAAAGCTCATTATCGCGGCCATAAATACGTGGCCGAAGTGCTAAAATTGCTTCCGCAAAAACCAGACCCGATTTTTACGGAAGCAATTTTCGACCGGATTTCCAGGTTGGGCAGGATTCATCCCCCTCAACCTGCCCTTTGCCCTTCGTGA
- a CDS encoding gluconokinase, translating to MTDQTHNPDGAVGQFIVVMGVAGSGKTTIGRLLAARLGCPFYDADDYHPPANVAKMAGGLPLDDADRAGWLAALAGLISDGLARGERGVIACSALKRAYRAVLRVDEQRVRFVYLRGDYKAIQARLLAREGHFMPAALLSSQFEALEEPARAISVEAGLEPDRIVAAIVEQL from the coding sequence TTGACGGACCAAACGCACAACCCCGACGGGGCCGTGGGGCAATTTATCGTCGTCATGGGCGTGGCCGGCAGCGGCAAGACGACCATCGGCCGCCTGTTGGCGGCGCGGCTGGGCTGCCCGTTCTACGACGCCGACGACTACCATCCCCCGGCCAACGTCGCCAAGATGGCCGGGGGCCTGCCCCTCGACGACGCCGACCGGGCCGGCTGGCTGGCGGCGCTGGCCGGTCTCATCAGCGACGGGTTGGCGCGCGGCGAGCGGGGCGTCATCGCCTGTTCGGCCCTGAAGCGCGCCTATCGCGCCGTCCTGCGCGTGGATGAGCAGCGCGTCCGCTTTGTCTACCTGCGCGGCGATTACAAGGCTATTCAGGCGCGATTGCTGGCTCGCGAGGGGCACTTTATGCCCGCCGCGTTGCTGAGTAGTCAATTCGAGGCGTTGGAAGAACCGGCGCGGGCGATTAGCGTTGAGGCCGGGCTGGAACCTGACAGGATTGTTGCGGCGATTGTGGAACAACTGTAA